A genomic segment from Brevundimonas mediterranea encodes:
- a CDS encoding HEPN domain-containing protein: MPRALLGARGFFIGAAVRRRRPSLGTTLARRGGQVEDGVFSLAVCGRIAETPAMKKSLDHLPLRKQAELRQVVETVRAAFEEAISTRRAARLKDGRILKVILYGSYARGDWVHDPVGRYFSDFDLLIVVDHEDLTDGEFWYEAENRTMPIGPDIRTPVSLIVHSLDDVNEQLDRGRYFFADIVREGVLLYDTPGAKLHKPADLKARVALEEAERHYEKWMTSAASFRKVAAFCMSDDEPNLAAFNFHQTAEHLYHAVLLVVTLYSGKAHNLAAGCGVEDDDVAGVAEDATPVGSSEPPQVRVVRPVPLGCRQAAAVIVFIGAQDRA; the protein is encoded by the coding sequence TTGCCGCGCGCCCTTTTAGGGGCGCGCGGCTTTTTCATCGGCGCCGCCGTGCGGCGGCGAAGACCATCGTTGGGTACGACGCTCGCTCGGCGAGGCGGACAGGTCGAAGACGGCGTATTCAGCCTTGCCGTGTGCGGCCGTATCGCGGAGACTCCAGCCATGAAGAAGAGCCTCGATCATCTACCGCTGCGCAAACAGGCCGAACTCCGTCAGGTGGTCGAGACTGTGCGCGCGGCGTTCGAGGAGGCGATCTCGACCCGTCGCGCCGCGCGGCTCAAGGACGGCAGGATTCTCAAGGTCATCCTCTACGGCAGCTATGCGCGCGGCGACTGGGTCCATGACCCCGTCGGGCGCTACTTCTCGGATTTCGACCTGCTGATCGTCGTCGATCATGAAGACCTGACCGACGGCGAATTCTGGTACGAGGCCGAAAACCGGACCATGCCCATCGGGCCTGACATCCGCACGCCCGTCAGCCTCATCGTCCATTCGCTCGACGACGTGAACGAGCAACTGGATCGCGGTCGCTATTTCTTCGCCGACATCGTGCGCGAAGGCGTGCTGCTCTACGACACGCCGGGCGCCAAGCTGCACAAGCCGGCGGACCTCAAGGCGCGCGTGGCGCTGGAGGAGGCGGAGCGGCACTATGAGAAATGGATGACGAGCGCAGCCAGCTTTCGAAAAGTGGCGGCCTTTTGCATGTCGGACGATGAGCCGAACCTAGCCGCCTTCAATTTTCACCAGACAGCTGAACATCTTTATCATGCGGTGCTTCTGGTCGTGACGCTCTACAGCGGCAAGGCTCACAACCTAGCCGCCGGCTGCGGCGTCGAAGACGACGATGTTGCCGGGGTTGCTGAAGATGCGACGCCGGTCGGATCCTCCGAACCGCCGCAAGTCCGCGTCGTTCGCCCGGTCCCGCTCGGATGCCGCCAGGCGGCTGCGGTCATTGTATTCATAGGTGCCCAGGACCGAGCCTGA
- a CDS encoding ParB/RepB/Spo0J family partition protein, giving the protein MTAQSIETVATEATTPAHGAEITVPLNRLKASPKNARKTPHSPATIEAFAASIKAKGVLQPPVVEIERDGEGVPTGSYLVSIGEGRRQGLRLLAKRKAIKRTHPVRVIVDAENDAHEISLDENMTREAMHPADQFEAFQRLAVEKGYGPEEIGARFGVSAHVVRQRLRLGSAAPELMAAYRAGTLALDQLSAFCVSEDQDRQRQVLEQVGPHTPAYAIRRAMTEAKVSVGDRRVRFVGVETYKAEGGGILRDLFTEDGGGWLEDVVLLDRLVGEKLSGLADEAREREGWKWAEPALDYPDVSAFGRVYPVAVERSEADAAEITALSEEYDRIVSEAGAEGLSPEEDARLEEIDKSLQAFGPDFDYAAEAKARAGVVVMLGHDGLARFERGLVRAEDAVAPPPEEEAVEDCGGDADAERGGRAPEPEEVGSALSDRLVIDLTAHKTMGLRDAVQADVGAALATVVHALALQVFYPGYGLWTPLQLRLSVSGLERLAPGVDDGPAGRRVRDRCEAWGARLPERAEDLWGVVFGLAPSDQLDLMACCAGVGLYAVRDPHDRRPGALAQAETLATVVGLDMAGTWSATAASYFTRVPKTRVLEAVTEAVNAEEAGRIAGFKKGDMAEAAERLVEGKGWLPPVLRTVSDAAEPEDESASEPRDDDAYAFAAE; this is encoded by the coding sequence ATGACTGCTCAATCCATCGAAACCGTCGCGACCGAGGCGACCACCCCCGCCCATGGCGCGGAGATCACCGTGCCGCTGAACCGGCTCAAGGCTTCACCGAAGAATGCGAGGAAGACGCCCCACAGCCCGGCGACCATCGAGGCCTTCGCGGCCTCGATCAAGGCCAAGGGGGTGTTGCAGCCGCCCGTGGTCGAGATCGAGCGGGACGGGGAAGGCGTTCCGACCGGGAGCTACCTCGTCAGCATCGGCGAGGGGCGCCGTCAGGGGCTTCGGCTGCTGGCCAAGCGCAAGGCGATCAAGCGGACCCATCCGGTGCGGGTCATCGTGGACGCCGAGAACGACGCCCACGAGATCAGCCTCGATGAGAACATGACCCGCGAGGCCATGCATCCCGCCGACCAGTTCGAGGCCTTCCAGCGACTGGCTGTCGAGAAGGGCTACGGCCCCGAAGAGATCGGCGCCCGGTTCGGTGTGTCCGCCCATGTCGTGCGTCAGCGTCTCCGGCTCGGCTCAGCGGCTCCGGAGTTGATGGCGGCCTACCGGGCCGGGACGCTGGCGCTGGATCAGTTGAGCGCCTTCTGCGTCAGCGAGGATCAGGACCGGCAGCGGCAGGTGCTGGAGCAGGTCGGCCCCCATACCCCGGCCTACGCCATCCGGCGCGCCATGACCGAGGCCAAGGTGAGCGTCGGCGACCGGCGCGTCCGCTTCGTCGGCGTCGAAACCTATAAGGCCGAAGGCGGCGGAATCCTCCGGGATTTGTTCACCGAGGACGGCGGCGGCTGGCTGGAGGACGTGGTCCTGCTGGACCGGCTGGTCGGCGAGAAGCTGTCCGGGTTGGCCGACGAGGCGCGCGAACGGGAGGGCTGGAAGTGGGCGGAGCCCGCCCTGGACTATCCGGACGTCTCGGCCTTCGGGCGGGTCTATCCGGTGGCCGTCGAACGGTCGGAGGCGGACGCCGCCGAGATCACGGCCCTGTCGGAGGAATATGACCGGATCGTCTCCGAGGCGGGCGCGGAGGGGCTGTCGCCCGAAGAGGATGCGCGGCTGGAGGAGATCGACAAGAGCTTGCAGGCCTTCGGTCCGGACTTCGACTACGCCGCCGAGGCCAAGGCCCGGGCGGGGGTCGTGGTGATGCTCGGCCATGACGGTCTGGCCCGTTTCGAGCGCGGACTGGTCCGCGCCGAGGACGCGGTCGCGCCGCCGCCGGAAGAGGAGGCGGTCGAGGACTGCGGTGGCGACGCCGACGCCGAGAGAGGCGGGCGCGCGCCGGAGCCGGAAGAGGTCGGGAGCGCCCTGTCCGACCGGCTGGTCATCGACCTCACGGCCCACAAGACCATGGGCCTGCGCGACGCGGTGCAGGCGGATGTGGGCGCGGCGCTGGCGACCGTGGTTCATGCCTTGGCGCTGCAGGTCTTCTATCCGGGATATGGCCTCTGGACGCCGCTGCAGCTTCGACTGTCTGTCAGCGGTCTGGAGCGGCTGGCGCCGGGGGTGGACGACGGTCCTGCCGGTCGGCGGGTTCGGGACCGGTGCGAGGCTTGGGGCGCGCGACTGCCCGAGCGGGCCGAGGACCTGTGGGGCGTGGTGTTCGGGTTGGCTCCATCGGACCAGTTGGACCTGATGGCCTGCTGCGCCGGGGTCGGCCTCTACGCCGTGCGTGACCCCCACGACCGGCGACCCGGCGCCTTGGCGCAGGCCGAGACGCTGGCGACGGTGGTCGGCCTCGACATGGCCGGGACGTGGTCGGCGACGGCGGCCAGCTACTTCACGCGCGTCCCAAAGACGCGGGTGCTGGAGGCGGTGACGGAGGCCGTCAACGCGGAGGAGGCGGGCCGGATCGCCGGGTTCAAAAAGGGCGACATGGCCGAGGCGGCGGAACGGCTGGTGGAGGGCAAGGGGTGGTTGCCCCCGGTCCTGCGGACGGTGTCCGATGCGGCGGAGCCGGAGGACGAAAGCGCGAGCGAACCGCGCGATGACGACGCCTATGCGTTCGCGGCGGAATAG
- a CDS encoding helix-turn-helix transcriptional regulator, translating into MGQTHSPLPRTIKKPELRQMVPLADSTIWEMEQRGEFPRRFRLTPRCVVWDLSEVQTWLEKRRRTPVTPAKAPDVRLRRSRPVHDGPGASRPHL; encoded by the coding sequence ATGGGACAGACCCATTCGCCCCTGCCACGGACGATCAAGAAACCGGAACTGCGCCAGATGGTGCCGCTCGCAGACAGCACCATCTGGGAGATGGAGCAGCGCGGGGAGTTCCCCAGACGCTTCCGGCTGACGCCGCGATGCGTGGTCTGGGATCTGTCGGAGGTGCAGACCTGGCTGGAGAAACGCCGCCGCACCCCCGTCACGCCGGCCAAGGCTCCGGATGTGCGCCTGCGCCGATCACGCCCCGTCCACGACGGGCCGGGCGCCTCCCGACCGCACCTGTAA